Within the Populus trichocarpa isolate Nisqually-1 chromosome 14, P.trichocarpa_v4.1, whole genome shotgun sequence genome, the region TTCATCTTCAGATAAGGTATCAACACTTAGAAGTATTTCAAGAAAATCATTCCTTAAACTCCTACTATTTCTTGATCTTCTTTCCTCTATAATTGCTTTAACTCTAGAAGATATCCTGCTTCTAGCCTGTAAAGAGGGGTCAACAAAAAGTTGATCACATGCCGCCTTCTTTTTGAAACAGGAGAAAAAGGAACCacataattattgaaattgCACACTTCTGTTTTGAAGTAAACAAAAGGTATAGATGTCCAGGGAGCTCTAGCTAAACCTTCTTTTGAACATAGATAATAAAGAGCCAAATAGAGATCAGTCGTCTGAATATCTGAGTACCTGAACAGCTCTAGCATATGGAGTACCAGGAATATACAGAGGGATGGATACTAGTCCTCTCATAAAAGTAAGAAAATCTTCAAGAATTTCTCTAGTCTCCGGCTCCTCTGATGTTAAACCAAGCACTTGCTTTACTATTACATTGAATGAGAACTGTGAAATAAAAAGTTTACGAGGAAAGGGGATTAAAAACGTAGAAGAAGATAACCAAAAGTAGGAGCAATTAAAGGAATATGTACCTTTCTAGCCTCTTCACAGAACACGACCTGTTGTTTATCTTTCCAGGAGCTCAATATTTGAATGGCAGTTCTTTCTATGTCATTCAAGAACTCTGGCTTTGATTTAGTAATGCTAACTAGAGAGATAGCCACATTTCTGAGTCTCTTGTGAGTATCACCAACAGCCACCAGCATGGAGACATTGCCAAGAATTCCGTGAATAGGCTTAGGATAACTGCACTGGAATAACTTGCCTTCgttttgaagaatgaaatagTTCAGCTCCTGGTCACAGGACACCACTGTTGGAGAGAGAAATAAATGGGACTTGAACACATTCCCGTACCTGAAAAAATCCCATAGCATTTCACACTAAACTGGCAAAAAGTCTCACGGCGGaaccaacaacaataaaatgaaGAATTTCTCTTACCTGGAACAATGATCTTGAAGAAACGCACCAAGGGTGTTAGAAGGGTGAGGTTTCAAGAAACCGAGGGTTTCACCAAGTAGAGGCCACCCAAAAGAGCCCTTTGGGACATTATGACCAAGCTTCAAGAACATGGGCAGAAAATGATTCATTATTAGACCCAACAGACCACTAGTTATACCAACCAAAACACCAACCCAGAGCTCTCCAGCCATGGACAAAGGAGGTTGTGTATCTGATATGTTTCTTTCCAAATTCTGAAATGAGGTAAAATAGAAccccaagagttttttttatataaaaatggaCTTCGGCTTAGAAGTCTATATATAGAAAGTGGATGGGGGAGGGGGGGAGGGTTTGAAAGTGAAAGAGACCCTTTAATGCCTATTTTAACAAGCAGGACCGAAGCAATAATTTCAGCTTGTAATTCTTGTGCCCTTCAGGAACAGACCTCCACGTTTTGAAGAAAGCTACGTTTTATTACAGTTGGTAAATTTTGCTTTTATCGGAGTAGAGGTCATAGGAAATGAAATCCACCGAGCTAGTCAGGACTCAGGACTCAGGACCTAGACCTCTGCTGCTAGAACTAGGGGTGCAGAAGGTAGATTGCCGAGGTGTACTCTGCGCATAATATTGCTACTTATCCCAGGGGCTTAGCCTGGTAAATAGCAAGCGGATTTTCTACTcgtattataatataaatattttgaattttaataatttgtttgtttttatgtttaaaagtatgttttaaaaatatttaaaaaaaattaatttttttatttttttttatcttaaattaatttttttagattaatttaatgtgttgatattaaaaataattttaaaaaataaaataaaattattttaatatatttttaaataaaaaatattttaaaaataattattagaataatataaaacataaaagatgTCGTTGTCATCATTTTTACACTTTGTACTTTGAAAAACTATTGTTTTGTCTTTAAGGTgaagagttaattttttaaaaataattagttttttttctatagattACCGGTTCGAGCCTCACAAATCTCAGGACCACTGGAAACTTCAGAACCGTGGAATTAATCGAAGTACGCACAAGCTGATCCAGACActtacgttaataaaaaaaatataccaaatgaatatatatatatatatatatatatatatatatatatatatgtgtgtgtgtgtgtgtgtgtgtgtgtgtgtgtgtgtgtgtatttatctatttatttttaatcgtaTCTCTATTAAACTCTATTAAGTAAACATGAACCCAAATCTCATCTCTGCATCTTTTCAAATAAAGATACTTTCTAAACAACTGATTTATTGAAGTCATTTTATTCCTAAAATTTcattcataattattaattaattaacaatactAAGCTAAGAAAttctattgaaatttaaattgactATGACAAACCTATTAAGAAATTCTATTCCAATTTTATGAATAAGATTTAATGCAAAGATAAAATTAGTAAACTCCAATTCTATTTTTCATCATTACAGagattttaagaataaaaaacatatattttgtttatctaGTACATCATTAACTtgtgaaaaaatagttttgtttagGATAGTTAAGGATGAGATTTGGgttcatatttatttgatacatcattaattttaataatacaattaagatttttctataaaacaattatagattGTGATATTGGAAACAATGCGATTTACTAGGTTGTGTTGTTCTCAATAGCGTAACTCTTTCggttatatttttatccaaagCTCCTTTTACTTTTACTAGTTTCCAAGTATTTTGTCTTaccatgttattttcaaaaatgaCCCTGGAAAATATACTAACTTGATTGTTAATGTAACACCCTAGAATTTctacatgtaaaataattttttcgaGCCTTAAACTCAAGAAAATTAGggtattttctttttacagaATACAAGATTATTAC harbors:
- the LOC7469349 gene encoding cytochrome P450 724B1-like — encoded protein: MAGELWVGVLVGITSGLLGLIMNHFLPMFLKLGHNVPKGSFGWPLLGETLGFLKPHPSNTLGAFLQDHCSRYGNVFKSHLFLSPTVVSCDQELNYFILQNEGKLFQCSYPKPIHGILGNVSMLVAVGDTHKRLRNVAISLVSITKSKPEFLNDIERTAIQILSSWKDKQQVVFCEEARKFSFNVIVKQVLGLTSEEPETREILEDFLTFMRGLVSIPLYIPGTPYARAVQARSRISSRVKAIIEERRSRNSRSLRNDFLEILLSVDTLSEDEKVSFVLDSLLGGYETTSLLMAMVVHLLGQSPTALEQLKLEHEQITSLKEKDECLNWEDYKTMEFTQNVISEALRYGNIVKFVHRKALKDVKFRDYLIPSGWKVLPVFTAVHLDSSVHANALQFHPWRWETQDQTSKRFTPFGGGSRCCPGSELAKIEVAFFLHHLVQNFRWTAGDADQPMAYPYVEFGKGLLINLDRCST